The following proteins are co-located in the Fibrobacter sp. genome:
- a CDS encoding putative toxin-antitoxin system toxin component, PIN family: protein MNKKFYAIIDTNVIVAALLTKNKLSATVRVLEAFLSGEVVAVAHEKIIDEYKAVLSREKFNFSKEKIEKVVAAFEQNSVFLSGATSDEPVSDPKDIVFYEVSLDAQSHFDDSYLVTGNIKDFPVKPFIVTPSQFMDILLENSGFTVNEPLARYSA, encoded by the coding sequence TTGAATAAAAAATTTTATGCAATCATAGACACGAATGTGATTGTAGCGGCTTTGCTCACAAAGAACAAGTTAAGCGCGACAGTTAGAGTGCTAGAAGCTTTTCTTAGTGGTGAGGTTGTCGCTGTTGCCCACGAAAAGATTATTGATGAGTACAAGGCGGTCTTGTCCCGTGAAAAGTTTAATTTTTCTAAAGAAAAAATTGAGAAAGTTGTAGCGGCCTTTGAACAAAATTCAGTGTTTCTCTCTGGCGCTACTTCTGATGAGCCGGTGAGTGATCCCAAAGACATTGTTTTTTACGAGGTTTCTTTGGATGCTCAATCTCATTTTGATGATTCCTATCTTGTTACGGGAAACATCAAGGATTTTCCTGTGAAACCATTCATTGTTACACCGTCGCAGTTTATGGATATTTTGTTGGAGAACTCAGGCTTTACCGTAAACGAACCGTTGGCTAGGTACAGTGCGTAA
- a CDS encoding type II toxin-antitoxin system RelB/DinJ family antitoxin translates to MASIVVQVRVDEELKDEAQAIYEQLGLDLPSAIRMFLKKSVIDRGLPFRANLDDAKKISLETGRKAFYALREEAARNGVQDMSLDEINAEIKAAREEH, encoded by the coding sequence ATGGCAAGTATAGTCGTTCAGGTGAGGGTTGATGAGGAACTGAAGGATGAGGCTCAGGCGATTTATGAACAGTTGGGCTTGGACTTGCCCTCGGCTATCCGCATGTTTTTAAAGAAGTCTGTCATTGATCGTGGGTTGCCCTTCCGTGCAAACCTTGATGACGCAAAAAAAATATCCTTGGAAACTGGTCGCAAGGCTTTTTATGCACTTCGTGAGGAGGCGGCAAGGAATGGCGTTCAGGACATGTCGTTGGATGAAATTAATGCTGAAATAAAGGCGGCGCGGGAGGAACATTGA